The following coding sequences are from one Gossypium raimondii isolate GPD5lz chromosome 4, ASM2569854v1, whole genome shotgun sequence window:
- the LOC105780757 gene encoding trihelix transcription factor GT-3b: protein MEGHHRHHHHHQQQHLQQQQQPVSVNVEADRFPQWSVQETKDFLMIRAELDQSFMETKRNKLLWEVISTRMREKGYNRSAEQCKCKWKNLFTRYKGCGTVDAETVRQQFPFYDELQAIFTARMQSVLCSESEGGGATGSKKKAAQAQLSSDEEDDTEENEYSFRKKKKGKTGGGSSSKSGSINIKEMLEDFMRQQLQMEMQWREALESRENERRMKEMEWRQTMEALENERIMMERRWREREEQRRIREEARAEKRDALITALLNKLRREDQM, encoded by the exons ATGGAGGGACATCATcgccatcatcatcatcatcagcagCAACATCTGCAGCAACAACAACAGCCTGTAAGTGTCAACGTTGAAGCTGATAGGTTTCCTCAATGGAGTGTTCAAGAGACAAAGGATTTTTTAATGATCAGAGCAGAGCTGGATCAAAGTTTCATGGAGACCAAAAGGAACAAGCTGCTTTGGGAAGTTATCTCCACCAGGATGAGGGAAAAAGGTTATAATCGAAGCGCTGAACAGTGCAAGTGCAAGTGGAAAAACCTCTTTACTCGTTACAAG GGATGTGGAACGGTTGACGCAGAAACTGTGCGGCAACAGTTCCCGTTTTACGACGAGTTGCAGGCTATATTCACGGCGAGGATGCAAAGTGTTCTATGTTCGGAAAGTGAAGGCGGAGGAGCTACCGGGTCAAAAAAAAAGGCAGCACAGGCGCAGCTATCTTCCGACGAGGAAGACGATACGGAGGAAAACGAGTACAGCTttaggaagaagaagaaagggaaaACTGGTGGTGGGAGTAGTAGTAAGAGCGGCAGCATTAATATAAAGGAAATGTTAGAGGACTTCATGAGACAACAGTTGCAGATGGAAATGCAATGGAGGGAAGCTTTGGAGTCGAGAGAAAACGAGAGGCGGATGAAGGAAATGGAGTGGAGGCAAACCATGGAAGCCCTTGAAAACGAGAGGATAATGATGGAGAGAAGATGGAGGGAAAGGGAAGAACAAAGGAGAATAAGGGAAGAAGCTAGGGCTGAGAAGAGAGATGCTCTCATTACTGCACTTTTAAACAAGCTTAGAAGAGAAGATCAAATGTAG